Proteins from a genomic interval of Ptychodera flava strain L36383 chromosome 7, AS_Pfla_20210202, whole genome shotgun sequence:
- the LOC139136863 gene encoding zinc finger CCCH-type antiviral protein 1-like, translating to MGQGVANKSDNMSKGKKQGNGAAASFTKTGAKHNQDVDCTLTTQHTGQHGRSPHSKDVEDSQDENGHGGNFHMQRRSHDNFSPIVPRDEKPGLLPTPLMSLNPKPVYERLLKTSARYRGEHSSAPMVQKAKSDSTGNLHVAGLPGFTLSEIHHHSDSDEDDRSSISSKSSFVSDTSNCDHQRRRHRNRRRGNHRSQRTRNLTPAPYPLPSESDVFRLILQKYGGAVAFDELKTNHELFPPDICIPYVKEWLMKNKRKFITLSAQDRSMKVKVFEPRARLCFSYRSERGCDKVSCEFLHICKNFVAGFCRFGDKCKFSHSFSEQVTQDNLRRLNLDGFSDGEILTVMRQSVPFVCNDYARDRCSREDDCEKLHLCRGYIMNKTSYCKVGNTDKCEFCHDLDSNHTKGLLTLYNLSHLDESPILRTILVDFEGKKCMETNPDVTKDMHKEQDSVVKDMAILKHSRRTYGADTGDANQMDSKLAKSNNCELSKACSYPSLVSEPSESDVFKLILQKYGGTISLDELNNHDVFSSNIDIKEWLMKNKRKFITLLAQDGSMKVKVFESWARMCFNYNSDRRCDRVSCGYLHICKNFVAGFCRFGDKCKFSHSFSEQVTQDNLRRLNLDGFSDGEILTVMRQSVPFVCNDYARDRCSREDDCEKLHLCRGYIMNKTSYCKIGNTYKCELCHNLDSNHTKNILKMYSLLNLEERPLLKTILAKIDDKEIQTGELRRWPVNTMMSGAIPKQPVGVSKGPVRHANQTRSESTADTGMYMRQEIQQIPVTPTVPSRAVPKQPAGISGATVRDTKLTPIRPALSYQSPSSRPGAVRSSSTNTDPEVEDKKTSFNIASNVESLICVDNLIGKCKNGTLCSNHHCSMPYQWILENKRQVQYLSNPSRLVFAEDANTAIEKSFCDVAKTRINLKGRLYRNAQDTDSVEINFEDLSVQKRFVDALFTEEIGQLHRLSTPSYSIVDPNSNTACSVATRWKWYFKDVGDIWTPYDLNDSGLDLNDMIETAYLAKHGSCSFRTGRFNYTVNFGTAMKQTNLQTLTEREVRRRPAVFVSPTEVKDILTRLLAPPISTPASSFQLPLSWKPMPRDMEFTRHVLPPSSDGFDFVERHFRKTMDANNTIISIEQIQNPQWWRKYQSQKEIMMKKTPSGKLENYLFHGTEEDTVAKICKQNFDFRVAGKNATMYGHGSYFARDAKYSDNYTRNDASGLTERYMFLAQVLVGRYTVGDSSYKRPPEMNAMTGDLYDSCVDKMYNPSIFVIFALDQLYPTYLITYRKEERSYGLSSHGSTPTASVSSFTQHTAPSSSYSWSSQSPYSSNQTSNASSTGFRYSSTPQSSSAPYSSASRSSSSSSQPSSWTSPTPTPPTKRQEPKSSCVVM from the exons ATGGGGCAAGGAGTGGCCAACAAAAGTGATAACATGAGTAAAGGAAAGAAACAAGGGAATGGTGCAGCTGCCAGCTTTACCAAAACAGGAGCAAAACACAACCAAGATGTTGACTGTACCTTGACAACGCAGCATACTGGACAGCATGGAAGAAGCCCTCACAGTAAGGATGTAGAAGATTCACAGGATGAAAATGGTCATGGAGGAAATTTTCACATGCAGAGAAGATCACATGATAACTTCTCACCAATCGTACCCAGAGATGAAAAGCCAGGGCTTCTTCCCACACCTTTGATGAGTCTGAATCCCAAACCAGTTTATGAAAGACTTCTCAAAACATCCGCAAGATACAGAGGAGAACACAGCAGTGCACCAATGGTACAGAAAGCAAAAAGTGACTCTACCGGGAATCTTCATGTGGCAGGTCTTCCTGGTTTTACTCTCAGTGAAATTCACCATCATTCTGACAGTGATGAAGATGATCGGTCATCCATTAGCTCCAAGTCATCCTTTGTGTCAGACACTTCCAATTGTGATCATCAAAGAAGGCGGCATAGAAATAGAAGGCGTGGCAATCATAGATCACAGAGAACACGCAATTTGACTCCTGCTCCATATCCCTTACCATCAGAATCAGATGTTTTCAGGCTGATTTTGCAGAAATATGGAGGTGCGGTAGCTTTTGATGAGCTGAAAACAAACCATGAATTATTTCCACCTGACATCTGCATTCCTTATGTCAAGGAATGGTTGATGAAAAACAAGAGAAAGTTCATCACTCTGTCGGCACAAGATCGATCAATGAAAGTGAAAGTCTTTGAACCCAGGGCTCGGCTGTGTTTCAGTTATAGATCAGAAAGAGGATGTGACAAAGTTTCTTGTGAATTTCTGCATATCTGCAAGAACTTTGTGGCCGGTTTCTGCCGATTTGGCGATAAGTGCAAATTTTCACACAGCTTCAGTGAGCAAGTCACACAAGATAACCTGAGAAGACTAAACTTGGACGGTTTCAGCGACGGTGAGATTCTCACTGTAATGCGACAATCAGTACCATTTGTGTGCAACGATTATGCCAGGGATAGATGCAGCAGAGAAGATGATTGTGAGAAATTGCATCTCTGCAGAGGTTACATCATGAATAAGACATCTTACTGTAAAGTTGGGAATACTGACAAGTGTGAATTCTGCCATGACCTTGACTCAAACCACACCAAGGGCTTACTGACACTGTACAACCTATCACACCTGGACGAGAGTCCGATATTGAGAACCATTCTTGTTGactttgaagggaaaaaatgtATGGAGACAAACCCAGATGTAACAAAGGACATGCATAAAGAGCAAGATTCTGTTGTCAAGGACATGGCAATACTGAAGCACTCAAGGAGAACTTATGGCGCAGACACTGGGGATGCAAACCAAATGGACAGCAAGCTTGCGAAATCAAACAATTGTGAACTAAGTAAGGCTTGCTCATATCCTTCCCTCGTATCAGAACCATCAGAATCTGATGTTTTCAAGctgattttacagaaatatggcGGTACAATAAGTCTTGATGAGCTTAACAACCATGATGTATTTTCTTCCAACATTGATATCAAGGAATGGTTGATGAAAAACAAGAGAAAGTTCATCACTCTGTTGGCACAAGATGGATCAATGAAAGTGAAAGTCTTTGAATCCTGGGCTCGCATGTGTTTCAATTATAATTCAGACAGAAGATGTGACAGAGTTTCTTGTGGGTATCTGCATATCTGCAAGAACTTTGTGGCCGGATTCTGCCGATTTGGCGATAAGTGCAAATTTTCACACAGCTTCAGTGAGCAAGTCACACAAGATAACCTGAGAAGACTAAACTTGGATGGTTTCAGCGATGGTGAGATTCTCACTGTAATGCGACAATCAGTACCATTTGTGTGCAACGATTATGCCAGGGATAGATGCAGCAGAGAAGATGATTGTGAGAAATTGCATCTTTGCAGAGGCTACATCATGAATAAGACGTCTTACTGTAAAATTGGGAATACTTACAAGTGTGAACTCTGCCACAACCTTGACTCAAACCACACCAAGAATATATTGAAGATGTACAGTCTATTGAATCTTGAGGAACGTCCACTCTTGAAGACTATCCTTGCAAAGATTGATGATAAGGAAATTCAGACAGGAGAGTTGCGCAGGTGGCCTGTAAATACAATGATGTCGGGCGCAATACCAAAGCAACCAGTAGGTGTTTCAAAGGGACCtgttagacatgcaaatcagactCGGTCTGAAAGCACAGCAGATACCGGTATGTACATGAGACAAGAGATTCAACAGATCCCTGTTACACCCACAGTACCATCAAGGGCAGTGCCAAAGCAGCCAGCAGGAATTTCAGGGGCTACTGTAAGAGATACAAAGCTGACACCTATCAGACCAGCTCTATCGTATCAAAGCCCATCAAGCAGACCAGGAGCTGTACGGAGTTCAAGTACAAATACTGACCCAGAAGTGGAAGACAAAAAAACAAGTTTTAACATTGCTAGCAATGTAGAGTCTCTGATATGTGTTGATAACTTGATTGGAAAATGCAAGAATGGAACCCTTTGCAGCAACCATCATTGCAGCATGCCATACCAGTGGATATTAGAAAATAAGAGACAGGTCCAATACTTGTCCAATCCATCAAGACTAGTATTTGCCGAAGACGCCAATACTGCTATTGAGAAGTCATTCTGTGATGTTGCCAAAACAAGAATCAATTTGAAAGGAAG GCTGTACAGAAATGCTCAAGATACTGATAgcgttgaaataaattttgaagatTTGTCTGTGCAGAAGCGGTTTGTGGATGCATTATTTACTGAAGAGATTGGACAGCTACATCGCCTATCAACTCCATCATACAGCATTGTAGATCCAAACAGCAATACCGCTTGCAGCGTAGCTACCAGGTGGAAGTGGTATTTCAAAGACGTTGGGGACATTTGGACACCGTATGATCTGAATGACAGTGGTCTC GATCTCAATGATATGATCGAGACAGCATACCTTGCCAAGCATGGCTCATGTTCGTTTCGGACTGGCCGATTCAACTACACTGTGAACTTTGGCACAGCCATGAAGCAAACCAACCTGCAAACACTGACAGAGAGAGAAGTCAGAAGAAGACCAGCAGTGTTTGTATCACCAACCGAGGTGAAAGACATCTTGACAAG GTTGCTGGCACCACCAATTTCAACCCCAGCATCATCTTTTCAACTCCCATTGTCATGGAAACCAATGCCCAGGGATATGGAATTCACACGGCATGTCCTACCACCATCATCTGACGGATTTGACTTTGTCGAAAGACATTTCAGGAAGACGATGGATGCAAACAATACTATAATCTCCATTGAACAGATACAGAATCCTCAATGGTGGCGGAAATATCAAAG TCAGAAGGAGATAATGATGAAAAAGACACCAAGTGGTAAacttgaaaattacttattccATGGAACTGAGGAAGACACCGTAGCCAAGATCTGCAAACAGAATTTTGACTTCCGTGTTGCTGGTAAAAATGCAACAATGTACGGCCACGGATCGTACTTTGCACGGGATGCAAAATACAGTGATAATTACACTCGCAATGACGCCTCTGGATTAACAGAGCGGTACATGTTCCTGGCGCAAGTCTTAGTGGGAAGATACACCGTGGGTGACAGCTCGTACAAGCGGCCACCAGAAATGAATGCCATGACAGGTGACCTCTATGACTCCTGTGTGGATAAGATGTACAATCCatcaatatttgtaatatttgcCCTGGATCAGCTGTACCCGACATATCTGATAACATATCGTAAAGAAGAGAGAAGTTATGGGTTAAGCAGTCATGGCTCCACCCCAACAGCAAGTGTCTCTTCATTCACACAACACACAGCGCCCTCCAGTTCATACAGTTGGTCTTCTCAGTCTCCATATTCAAGTAACCAGACTTCAAATGCAAGTTCAACCGGGTTCAGATACTCATCTACACCTCAGAGTTCAAGTGCCCCGTACTCATCAGCGTCACGATCTTCATCCTCATCCAGCCAGCCTTCAAGTTGGACTTCACCTACACCCACACCTCCCACTAAACGTCAAGAACCCAAAAGTAGCTGTGTGGTGATGTAG